The Haloferax sp. Atlit-12N genome contains a region encoding:
- a CDS encoding type IV pilin: MDIKKFLSESRAVSPVIGVILMVAITVILAAVIGTFVLGLGDQVGDTAPQASFSFEYDGAQEITITHESGDAIASDDLSVAIPSDMTAPGVVKNDGADDNMNAGETIVVTLDGSETLDNGDEVRLVWTSESGSNSATLQKYTYNA, encoded by the coding sequence ATGGATATCAAGAAATTCCTTAGCGAATCACGCGCAGTCTCGCCAGTCATCGGCGTCATCCTCATGGTCGCGATCACAGTCATCCTCGCGGCCGTCATCGGTACCTTCGTCCTCGGTCTCGGCGACCAGGTCGGCGACACCGCCCCGCAGGCGAGTTTCAGCTTCGAGTACGACGGTGCGCAGGAAATCACTATCACGCACGAAAGCGGTGACGCCATCGCCAGCGACGATCTGAGTGTCGCCATCCCGTCGGACATGACCGCACCAGGCGTGGTGAAAAACGACGGCGCTGACGACAACATGAACGCTGGTGAAACCATCGTTGTGACCCTTGATGGGTCCGAAACGCTCGACAACGGCGACGAAGTGCGCCTGGTCTGGACCTCCGAATCGGGCTCCAACTCCGCGACCCTGCAGAAGTACACCTACAACGCCTGA
- a CDS encoding type IV pilin: MQIKRIFTESRAVSPVIGVILMVAITVILAAVIGTFVLGLGDQVGDTAPQASFSFSYDSTSGSEELTITHESGDAIDEARIVVTDGTTEYTWDESDDKIQAGDDRSIALSSSPLSGGETYRVVWTSESGSNSATLQKWTYNA; encoded by the coding sequence ATGCAAATCAAGAGAATCTTCACAGAATCCCGCGCAGTCTCGCCGGTCATCGGCGTCATCCTCATGGTCGCGATTACCGTCATTCTCGCGGCCGTCATCGGTACCTTCGTCCTCGGTCTCGGTGACCAAGTCGGCGACACCGCACCGCAGGCGAGTTTCAGTTTCAGCTACGATTCAACTAGTGGGTCCGAGGAACTGACAATTACTCATGAAAGCGGTGACGCAATCGATGAGGCCCGCATCGTGGTGACAGATGGTACGACTGAATACACATGGGATGAGAGCGACGACAAAATCCAAGCAGGTGATGATCGTTCCATTGCCCTTTCGTCCTCCCCCCTTTCCGGTGGTGAGACCTACCGCGTCGTCTGGACCTCGGAATCTGGCTCCAACTCCGCGACCCTCCAGAAGTGGACCTACAACGCCTGA
- a CDS encoding M20 family metallopeptidase: MSSDSPAVAYLREHREDIVDLAATLVGHDTQNPPGDTRELASWVESFFSDLGIETERVASDPTKPNLVATLPGATERTLALLGHLDTIPFKAGEWTRDPLGEREGNRLYGRGATDMKGTIAAMLAVAEAYVETGTVPATNLVFAFVSDEEVAGKAGLPTLLDRRGLSADACVIGETTCEGDRHSVTVADRGSIWLELEATGTAAHGSRPMLGENAIHRLYGAVNDIESTLGDYRFEFDPAVRALVEESAEYYAPQFGEDAARELFERPSVNLGVLSGGDQVNVVPTAARAKLDIRVTAGVETETVLDAVREVVAGHDGVEISDADWSVGTFEDPGGPLANAVGSVASGVTGGRVFRRSATGGGDAKRMRNAGVPTVEFGLGTETAHAADEFTTVGALARNAEVYARLPDELLRQFDSGTRTFDSTDVSPAGTTPSRRDRRENDAR, translated from the coding sequence ATGTCCAGCGACTCGCCCGCCGTCGCTTACCTCCGCGAGCACCGCGAGGACATCGTCGACCTCGCGGCGACGCTCGTCGGCCACGACACACAGAACCCCCCGGGAGACACACGGGAACTCGCGTCGTGGGTCGAATCGTTCTTCTCCGACCTCGGTATCGAGACCGAGCGAGTCGCCTCGGACCCGACGAAGCCGAACCTCGTAGCGACGCTCCCGGGTGCGACAGAGCGGACGCTCGCCCTGTTGGGGCACCTCGATACGATCCCGTTCAAGGCTGGCGAGTGGACGCGCGACCCGCTCGGCGAGCGGGAGGGAAACCGGCTCTACGGACGTGGCGCGACCGACATGAAAGGGACAATCGCCGCGATGCTCGCGGTGGCGGAGGCGTACGTCGAAACCGGGACGGTGCCGGCGACGAACCTCGTGTTCGCGTTCGTGAGCGACGAGGAAGTCGCCGGGAAGGCGGGGTTGCCGACGCTGCTAGACCGGCGCGGGCTCTCGGCCGACGCCTGCGTCATCGGCGAGACGACCTGCGAAGGCGACCGGCACTCGGTGACCGTCGCCGACCGCGGGAGCATCTGGCTAGAACTCGAAGCGACGGGGACCGCCGCCCACGGCTCCCGGCCGATGCTCGGCGAGAACGCGATTCACCGCCTCTACGGCGCCGTGAACGACATCGAATCGACGCTCGGAGACTATCGGTTCGAGTTCGACCCCGCGGTGCGGGCGCTCGTCGAGGAGTCCGCGGAGTACTACGCGCCGCAGTTTGGCGAGGATGCGGCGCGAGAGCTGTTCGAACGGCCGTCGGTAAATCTCGGCGTCCTCTCGGGCGGCGACCAGGTGAACGTCGTCCCCACCGCGGCGCGGGCGAAACTCGACATTCGCGTGACGGCGGGCGTCGAGACGGAAACGGTACTCGACGCCGTCCGGGAGGTGGTCGCCGGTCACGACGGCGTCGAAATCTCGGACGCGGACTGGTCAGTCGGGACGTTCGAGGACCCCGGCGGTCCGCTGGCAAACGCCGTGGGCTCGGTCGCGTCGGGCGTCACCGGCGGGCGCGTGTTCCGGCGAAGCGCGACCGGCGGCGGCGACGCGAAGCGGATGCGCAACGCGGGTGTCCCGACCGTCGAGTTCGGTCTGGGAACTGAGACGGCTCACGCGGCCGACGAGTTCACCACAGTCGGGGCGCTCGCCCGCAACGCCGAGGTGTACGCCCGACTCCCCGACGAGCTGTTGCGGCAATTCGATAGTGGTACCAGAACGTTTGATTCGACGGACGTGTCACCAGCAGGCACGACTCCTTCGCGGCGCGACCGACGAGAGAATGACGCACGATGA
- a CDS encoding aminotransferase class V-fold PLP-dependent enzyme, with translation MTPDELRTTIPALDEVTYLNTGAHGPSPRTIVERATEFLEYHEYDSPGDDGPYPTAFDAYEAVREDVAAFIGAETEEVALTQSTTDGINRIATALDWEPGDVVVRTDLEHPAGILPWRRLEREGVEVRVVESNAGRLDMDQYTEAVADAKLVCFSALTWNYGTRLPVRELADIARDAGALSVVDAVQSFGQYPVDVEEWGADIVAGAGHKWLLGPWGAGFLYVRRDVAEDIEPHAVGYRGVTEPNADGLDFAPGAKRFEIGTTNPAPHVALREALDIAERVGLDRTEAHIRNLASRFIEAVPEGRLLSPHDPESGLVSFEVSDPEGTVERLKSAGVVVRTLPEPKAVRASFHNFNDESDVAALRDGLNGEW, from the coding sequence ATGACACCCGACGAACTCCGAACGACGATTCCAGCCCTCGACGAAGTCACGTATCTCAACACCGGCGCGCACGGCCCGAGCCCGCGCACCATCGTGGAGCGCGCGACCGAGTTCCTCGAATACCACGAGTACGACTCGCCGGGCGACGACGGCCCCTATCCGACCGCGTTCGACGCCTACGAGGCCGTCCGCGAGGATGTGGCTGCGTTCATCGGTGCCGAGACAGAGGAGGTGGCGCTGACCCAGAGCACCACCGACGGCATCAACCGCATCGCCACCGCGCTCGACTGGGAACCGGGCGACGTGGTCGTCCGAACCGACCTCGAACACCCGGCGGGCATCCTCCCGTGGCGGCGTCTGGAACGCGAGGGCGTGGAGGTCCGTGTCGTCGAGAGCAACGCGGGGCGACTCGATATGGACCAGTACACCGAAGCCGTCGCCGACGCCAAACTCGTCTGTTTCAGCGCCTTGACGTGGAACTACGGAACGCGACTCCCCGTGCGCGAACTCGCCGACATCGCCCGCGACGCCGGCGCGCTGTCGGTCGTCGACGCGGTCCAGTCGTTCGGCCAGTATCCCGTCGATGTAGAAGAGTGGGGAGCGGACATCGTCGCCGGCGCGGGCCACAAGTGGCTACTCGGGCCGTGGGGCGCGGGCTTCCTGTACGTCCGCCGCGACGTCGCCGAGGACATCGAACCGCACGCCGTCGGCTACCGCGGTGTCACGGAGCCGAACGCCGACGGCCTCGACTTCGCGCCGGGAGCCAAGCGTTTCGAGATCGGAACCACCAACCCCGCGCCGCACGTCGCGCTGCGAGAGGCGCTCGACATCGCCGAGCGCGTCGGTCTCGACCGGACCGAAGCGCACATTCGCAATCTCGCGAGCCGGTTCATCGAGGCCGTCCCAGAGGGGCGGCTGTTGAGCCCACACGACCCGGAATCGGGACTCGTCTCGTTCGAAGTCTCCGACCCGGAGGGGACGGTCGAGCGCCTCAAGTCGGCGGGCGTGGTCGTCCGAACGCTTCCCGAGCCGAAAGCGGTCCGCGCGTCGTTCCACAACTTCAACGACGAGTCGGACGTGGCGGCGCTTCGCGACGGACTCAACGGGGAGTGGTAG
- a CDS encoding YbaK/EbsC family protein — protein MHPTARNFADQVRDSHGFEVTIEEFPEGTKTADDAAAAVGCDVAQIVKSIVMRVGDETVVVLTSGANRVDEATLASEFGVEQGSVRSANPGEVKEATGWSIGGVPPTCHATDCPVLADPTFESFDRIWAAAGTPEAVFRLTPGDLQTLSAPRFVDVFE, from the coding sequence ATGCATCCCACGGCACGAAACTTCGCCGACCAAGTACGCGATTCTCACGGCTTCGAAGTGACTATCGAGGAGTTTCCGGAGGGGACCAAGACGGCCGACGACGCGGCCGCGGCCGTCGGCTGCGACGTCGCCCAAATCGTCAAGAGCATCGTGATGCGCGTCGGCGACGAGACGGTTGTCGTCCTCACGAGCGGCGCGAACCGCGTGGACGAAGCCACGCTCGCCTCCGAATTCGGCGTCGAACAAGGCTCAGTACGAAGCGCCAACCCCGGCGAGGTGAAAGAAGCGACCGGCTGGAGCATCGGCGGCGTGCCGCCGACCTGCCACGCGACCGACTGTCCCGTCCTCGCGGACCCGACGTTCGAGTCGTTCGACCGGATTTGGGCCGCCGCGGGAACCCCCGAGGCGGTGTTTCGACTCACGCCGGGTGACCTGCAGACACTTTCCGCGCCGCGATTCGTCGACGTGTTCGAGTGA
- the eif1A gene encoding translation initiation factor eIF-1A, translated as MSENQGRRNLRMPNDNELFAVVTEHNGGNHVRIRCEDGKNRMGRIPGRMKYRTWINEGDVVLVEPWDWQDEKANIEWRYTGEDADQLRREGHIQ; from the coding sequence GTGAGTGAAAATCAAGGGCGTCGAAACCTTCGAATGCCCAACGACAACGAGCTGTTCGCAGTCGTCACAGAGCACAACGGTGGCAATCACGTTCGAATCCGCTGTGAAGACGGAAAGAACCGCATGGGCCGCATCCCCGGCCGCATGAAGTACCGCACGTGGATCAACGAGGGCGACGTCGTGCTCGTCGAACCGTGGGACTGGCAGGACGAGAAAGCTAACATCGAATGGCGATACACCGGCGAGGACGCGGACCAGCTCCGGCGCGAAGGCCACATCCAGTAA
- a CDS encoding orc1/cdc6 family replication initiation protein, which produces MPLFERDTEIYRDRDALREDYQPEELVGRDEELRTFQAALQPVINGEQPNNIFLYGKTGVGKTAASRYLLGHLREDASHYDDIDLRVVFLNCDGLTSSYQIATRLVNEFRSESNQISTTGYPLGSVYEMLWQELDDCGGTIIIVLDEIDHVNDDSILYQLPRARANGNLDVAKVGLIGISNDFSFRDDLSPKVKSSLCEQEIHFPAYNAKNLRAILEQRAKVAFREGVLADEVIPLCAAYGAKDAGDARQSIDLLMKAGDLARDDDTDRIEEEHVKRGRRALERGRIKEGINGLTEHGHLVLYSLLTLELEDETPIRSRDVRPRYTRFTELANRDPLVPRRMRDHLSELAMLGIVSVTERNEGRRGGTYREYALDMDVGLIVSAMRDTIELVGVHETVEPFLDGEKTSTLDDFIQQ; this is translated from the coding sequence ATGCCCCTATTCGAGCGGGACACCGAGATCTATCGGGACCGGGACGCCCTTCGCGAGGACTACCAGCCCGAGGAACTCGTGGGGCGTGACGAGGAACTCCGCACTTTTCAGGCTGCGCTGCAACCGGTTATCAACGGCGAACAGCCCAACAACATCTTCCTCTACGGGAAGACCGGCGTCGGCAAGACCGCCGCGTCGCGGTACTTACTCGGGCACCTCCGCGAGGACGCGAGCCACTACGACGACATCGACCTCAGGGTCGTCTTCCTGAACTGCGACGGACTCACGAGTTCGTATCAGATCGCGACCCGACTCGTCAACGAGTTCCGGTCGGAGTCGAACCAGATCAGCACGACGGGCTACCCGCTCGGGTCCGTCTACGAGATGCTCTGGCAGGAACTCGACGACTGCGGCGGGACGATAATTATCGTCCTCGACGAAATCGACCACGTCAACGACGACAGTATCCTCTATCAACTCCCGCGGGCCCGGGCCAACGGGAACCTGGACGTCGCGAAAGTCGGTCTCATCGGCATCTCCAACGACTTCTCGTTCCGCGACGACCTCTCACCGAAGGTCAAAAGCTCCCTGTGCGAACAGGAGATTCACTTCCCCGCGTACAACGCCAAGAACCTCCGCGCTATCCTCGAACAGCGCGCCAAGGTTGCGTTCCGCGAGGGCGTCCTCGCCGACGAAGTGATTCCGCTCTGCGCCGCCTACGGCGCGAAAGACGCCGGTGACGCCCGCCAGTCGATCGACCTGTTGATGAAAGCCGGCGACCTGGCCCGCGACGACGACACCGACCGCATCGAGGAGGAACACGTGAAACGCGGTCGGCGCGCCCTCGAACGCGGCCGCATCAAAGAGGGAATCAACGGATTGACCGAACACGGTCACCTCGTCCTCTACTCGCTTCTGACGCTCGAGTTGGAAGACGAGACGCCGATTCGCTCCCGCGACGTTCGGCCCCGATACACCCGGTTTACCGAACTCGCCAACCGCGACCCGCTCGTCCCGCGACGGATGCGCGACCACCTCAGCGAGCTCGCGATGCTCGGAATCGTCTCCGTCACCGAGCGAAACGAGGGTCGACGCGGCGGGACGTACCGCGAGTACGCCCTCGATATGGACGTCGGGCTCATCGTCTCTGCCATGCGCGACACCATCGAACTCGTGGGCGTCCACGAGACGGTCGAACCCTTCCTCGACGGCGAGAAGACGAGCACGCTCGACGATTTCATCCAGCAGTAG
- a CDS encoding ParA family protein, with the protein MSRAVSVSLQKGGVGKTTIAINLADALAARGNDVLLVDLDQQGNATEGVGMKDAYESSEPNIGDVLTDDEPVDVREVIRDREGFDVLPAHVDLDDIEDRVRNSTFGVLWVRRRIVDPLLDDDYDHIVIDSPPSLGPLSDAALIGTGNVVVPLLMSEPSVSGFERMFEQQIGPIRREVDLDILAIVPNDLTGNNEEKRIIRDLEDSPFEQFIPPFARSDLFDDPDSKGPGIRHRIAFSRAWRDGKTLREYDPSNDMLDRLDQLAEIVEHGGTDDA; encoded by the coding sequence ATGTCGCGAGCCGTGAGCGTCTCGCTCCAGAAAGGCGGCGTCGGAAAGACGACGATTGCCATCAACCTCGCCGACGCGCTCGCCGCGCGGGGGAACGACGTGCTGTTGGTCGACCTCGACCAGCAGGGGAACGCGACCGAGGGCGTCGGGATGAAAGACGCCTACGAGTCGTCGGAGCCGAACATCGGCGACGTGTTGACCGACGACGAGCCCGTGGACGTGCGCGAAGTGATACGCGATCGCGAGGGCTTCGACGTGCTTCCCGCCCACGTCGACCTCGACGACATCGAAGACCGAGTCCGGAACTCGACGTTCGGCGTGCTCTGGGTCCGCCGCCGAATCGTCGACCCGCTCTTGGACGACGACTACGACCACATCGTTATCGACTCGCCGCCGAGCCTCGGCCCGCTGTCCGACGCGGCGCTCATCGGAACCGGGAACGTCGTCGTTCCGCTCCTCATGAGCGAGCCGAGCGTGAGCGGCTTCGAGCGGATGTTCGAACAACAGATCGGACCGATTCGCCGCGAGGTCGACCTCGACATTCTCGCTATCGTCCCCAACGACCTCACCGGGAACAACGAAGAAAAGCGCATCATCCGCGACCTCGAAGACTCCCCCTTCGAGCAGTTCATCCCGCCGTTCGCCCGCTCGGACCTGTTCGACGACCCCGACTCCAAGGGGCCGGGAATCAGACACCGAATCGCGTTCAGTCGCGCCTGGCGCGACGGGAAGACCCTCCGGGAGTACGACCCGTCGAACGACATGCTCGACCGACTCGACCAGCTCGCAGAAATCGTCGAACACGGAGGAACCGACGATGCCTAA
- the msrA gene encoding peptide-methionine (S)-S-oxide reductase MsrA, which yields MGSTQTATFGGGCFWCVEAAFKELDGISEVTSGYAGGKTENPSYEQVCSGNTGHAEVVQVEYDPAAVGYDELLEVFFAVHDPTQLNRQGPDVGTQYRSIVLYHDDEQERQASAYIEALDEEYDDKVVTELAPLETFYEAEEYHQDYFEKNPDDAYCQFHASPKIEKVREKFADKLAN from the coding sequence ACACAGACTGCGACGTTCGGCGGCGGCTGTTTCTGGTGTGTCGAAGCCGCGTTCAAGGAACTCGACGGAATCAGCGAAGTCACGTCGGGCTACGCCGGCGGGAAAACGGAAAACCCGAGCTACGAGCAGGTCTGTTCGGGGAACACCGGCCACGCCGAGGTCGTGCAGGTAGAGTACGACCCCGCGGCCGTCGGCTACGACGAACTGCTCGAGGTGTTCTTCGCGGTCCACGACCCGACACAGCTCAACCGACAGGGTCCCGACGTGGGAACGCAGTACCGCTCTATCGTCCTCTATCACGACGACGAACAGGAGCGACAGGCGTCGGCCTACATCGAAGCCCTCGACGAGGAGTACGACGACAAGGTCGTCACGGAGTTGGCTCCGTTAGAGACGTTCTACGAGGCCGAGGAGTACCATCAGGACTACTTCGAAAAGAACCCCGACGACGCGTACTGCCAGTTCCACGCGAGCCCGAAAATCGAGAAGGTCCGCGAGAAGTTCGCCGACAAGCTCGCCAACTGA